A stretch of Brevundimonas naejangsanensis DNA encodes these proteins:
- a CDS encoding cell division protein ZapA, whose amino-acid sequence MATVTVEVHGRPYAVGCADGQEARVRDLAAQFHERVQGVADQVGQVGDVRLFLMAALMLADELQEAKRQAGPQFQARAKAAPTPAPAAPPSDGVAEALNAVAARIEKIVQTI is encoded by the coding sequence ATGGCGACGGTGACGGTTGAGGTTCACGGCCGCCCCTACGCCGTGGGATGCGCCGACGGCCAGGAGGCGCGCGTGCGCGACCTGGCGGCCCAGTTCCATGAGCGGGTGCAGGGCGTGGCGGACCAGGTGGGTCAGGTCGGGGACGTGCGACTGTTCCTGATGGCCGCCCTGATGCTGGCCGACGAGTTGCAGGAGGCGAAGCGCCAGGCCGGGCCGCAGTTCCAGGCGCGCGCCAAGGCCGCCCCGACGCCGGCGCCCGCCGCCCCGCCCAGCGACGGCGTGGCCGAGGCCCTGAACGCGGTCGCGGCGCGGATCGAGAAGATCGTCCAGACGATCTGA